From the Bacteroidota bacterium genome, the window TAAAGCAGGCAAACTCGTTAACTGATTTTCACTGCAGTTCAGATTGAGCAAGGATGTTGGCAAGGCAGGCAAACTGTTTAACTGATTATTGCTACAATTTATAAAAATAATTGATGCTGGCAATGTAGGTAAACTTGTTAAATGATTAGAATAGCAAAACAAATGCTCCAAGGAAGTAAAATATTGTATACCATCTAATGAGCTAATTTGTAAAAAAGTTAGGTCTAAGCTTATTTCATTTTGTATTTGACTGCAAATCGTAATCATTGAATCCTGAGGAGTAAAACAAGTTGGATACAATTGCTTCAGCTTTACTCTAAAATTACTATCCGGCACCCAAAAGTTTTGAGCAAATAAATTGCTATGCAGCAGCAGCAAGAATGCGATTAAACGAAGTGTAGATTTCAACCGCATAGGAGATGCTTTTAGGTTAATAATTTTATCTTTATCAAAACTAAGTAATTATAAATCGCCACACCTATTTATTCGGTGAATTAATTTAAGTGCTTGCCCGTTATAATCAAATGCGGGGTAATTGGTTTTTATGGATGCAAAAAAGGCAGCTCTTTTCAGAACTGCCTTTTTCATGTTGGTATTTTTTTTCTTATCCCAAATAAGTCTTCAAATGCTTACTACGAGATGAATGCTTCAAACGCTTAATTGCTTTTTCTTTGATTTGACGCACTCGTTCGCGCGTTAAATCAAATTTATCACCGATTTCTTCTAAGGTAAATTCATGGCTGAAACCAATGCCATAAAACAATTTTATTACATCACGTTCACGATCCGTTAAGGTTGATAAAGAACGCTCAATTTCACGTTGCAAACTTTCTGAAATTAAGGAACTGTCGGCTCTTGGTGAATCGCTATTGATTAACACATCCAACAAAGTATTTTCCTCACCTTGTACAAAAGGTGCATCCATACTTACGTGGCGGCCCGATACACGCATGGTATCGGCTACTTTATCTTCGGGCAATTCTAAAATCGCAGATAATTCTTCTGCCGATGGAGCACGTTCAAATTCTTGCTCCAATTTTGAAAATGCCTTGTTTATTTTATTTAATGATCCTACCTGATTCAAAGGCAAACGAACAATACGCGCCTGCTCAGCCAATGCTTGTAAAATTGATTGACGAATCCACCATACTGCATAGGAAATAAATTTAAAACCACGGGTTTCATCAAATCGCTTTGCAGCCTTAATCAAACCTAAATTTCCCTCATTAATTAAATCGGGTAAACTTAAACCTTGATTTTGGTATTGCTTGGCAACCGAAACCACGAAACGTAAATTGGCTTTGGTCAATTTTTCAAGAGCTACCTGGTCGCCATCTCTGATTTTTTTCGCCAATATCACTTCCTCTTCGGCACTGATTAATTCTTCGCGGCCTATCTCTTGTAAGTATTTATCTAACGAGGCGCTTTCACGGTTGGTAATGGATTTGGTGATTTTGAGCTGTCTCATATCCGGGTATTATCTGTTTGAGTTAACTAGTAAATTAAAACCAATGTTCTAATTATTTAAGCCTGCAAATGTAGTCGTTTAAAAGGAGTTTAACAAGAAAAATAATAGTGGTATTTTTTTACCTAATCCTTTTCTTTTAAAAATTATTTGCCATCCGCAATTAGAACACACTTGCAATTTTTTGTACTAGTTAAAAATTTTCTTGCATTCGATTATTATAAAAATAAAGTTTAAACACTTGGGGCACATAGAATGTATGTTCACTAAAACCTTCGAGTCCTTTGTGTTTTTCTTTGTGCACGTTGTGGTTAGAATCTTTTTATTCTAATTCATAAGCTTCATAAATCAATGAGAATTAATTGCTTTTAATGCTTTTTAGTTTGAAAAGCAGATCTGCACAAAAAATTAATTCCTTTTTTTTATTTTTGAAGCCGTAAAAATGCACTTTTTACACCTGTTCGGGATGTAGCGTAGCCCGGTATCGCGTCAGCATGGGGTGCTGGAGGTCGCTGGTTCAAATCCAGTCATCCCGACTACAAAACCCAAAGCTCCTTATACTTTACAGAGGAGCTTTTTTATTTGTTTAAATTTGACCGTTTTTTTTACACTCCTAACCAATTCTATGCTTAAACACCTTTCAATTTACCTGCTTTTAATTATAACAAGCTGTTTGCAAATCAGTTGCAGTCAACCATCGGCCGACTTACTCATTTACAACACACATATTTATACCCTAGACAGTGCTTTTACACAAGCTACTGCTATAGCTATAAAGGATGGAAAAATTATCGCTGTAGGTACGGATAATGAACTTAAAAATTTTGAAGCCAAAGAAAAAATTGACCTACAAGGAAAATTTATTTACCCCGGTTTTATTGATGCACATTGCCATTTTTACGGATATGCTGTTGATTTAAAGAAAATTAATTTAACCGGCACAACTTCCTGGGAAGCAGTGTTAGACACAATTACCCGCTTACAAAACCAAAAATTTATGGGCTGGATTTTTGGTCGAGGTTGGGATCAAAACGATTGGAATACCAAAAGCTATCCAACCAAAGAAAAACTCGACAGCCTTTTTCCCAACCAACCGGTATTTCTTTTCCGCATCGACGGTCATGCTGCCATCGTTAATCAAAAAGCGCTTGATTTATGCGGAGTTACCGCCAAAACCAGCATTGAGGGTGGTATAGTAGAAGTTAAAAATGGAAAACTAACAGGCCTCTTGTTCGACAATGCTGTAGATCTGGTAAAACTAAAAATACCTGCTCCAACGCGTGAAGCCGAAGTTGAAGGCCTTTTGCAAGCTCAGCAAAACTGCTTCGCTGTTGGTTTAACAACTGTTGACGATGCAGGTTTGGAAAAGGAAAATATCTTACTTATTGATTCATTGCAAAAAGCGGGTTTGCTTAAAATGCGCTACTACGCCA encodes:
- a CDS encoding sigma-70 family RNA polymerase sigma factor codes for the protein MRQLKITKSITNRESASLDKYLQEIGREELISAEEEVILAKKIRDGDQVALEKLTKANLRFVVSVAKQYQNQGLSLPDLINEGNLGLIKAAKRFDETRGFKFISYAVWWIRQSILQALAEQARIVRLPLNQVGSLNKINKAFSKLEQEFERAPSAEELSAILELPEDKVADTMRVSGRHVSMDAPFVQGEENTLLDVLINSDSPRADSSLISESLQREIERSLSTLTDRERDVIKLFYGIGFSHEFTLEEIGDKFDLTRERVRQIKEKAIKRLKHSSRSKHLKTYLG